In Carya illinoinensis cultivar Pawnee chromosome 9, C.illinoinensisPawnee_v1, whole genome shotgun sequence, the following are encoded in one genomic region:
- the LOC122277338 gene encoding (3S,6E)-nerolidol synthase 1-like, which yields MALSISNTKPFSLTSLSSSNKQNWNIAQDHALASSSLQYADNYRNKDDNTSCFGVQHAKKLEVCRNVLRNVVAEEEELDPFEGLSMIDAVQRLNIDYHFQEEIEAILQRQYVKYITHGEYGHHDELHVVALRFRLLRQQGYYVAPDVFNKFKDEEGQFNKELSEDIEGLMALYEASQLNIEGEYVLDEAGKFCEHLLNAWEKDRDNINHARVVRNTLGHPYHKSLTSFMAKEFFDNSQSSSGWLNDLLQLAKMDFNMTQSVHQKEIAQISKWWGDLGLDKELKFARNQPLKWYICSMVCLVDPDLSDERVELTKPISLIYIIDDIFDVHGTLEELTLFTEVINKWDFGALDQLPEYMKICFKALYDITEEISQKIYEKHGSNPLNSLRKLWASLCNAFLVEARWFASGQSPKSKDYLENAIISSGVHVVLVYTFFLLGQRLTVETGNLVENMPDIISCPAKILRLWDDLGSAMDESQDGRDGSYIEYYMEEHQDCSIKEAREKVVNMISEAWRRLNKVCLSPNPFPASFTKASLNIARMVPLLYNYDENHGLPSLEEHVKLVLYESVSV from the exons ATGGCATTGTCGATTAGCAACACGAAACCCTTTAGCCTGACCTCTTTATCCAGTTCCAACAAGCAGAACTGGAACATTGCCCAAGATCACGCATTGGCTTCTTCCTCCTTGCAATATGCAGACAACTATAGAAATAAAGATGATAATACA AGTTGTTTTGGGGTCCAACATGCAAAGAAATTGGAAGTATGCAGGAACGTACTGAGGAATGTTGTAGCAGAAGAAGAGGAATTAGATCCCTTTGAAGGTCTAAGTATGATTGATGCAGTACAACGCCTGAACATTGATTACCACTTCCAGGAAGAGATTGAAGCAATTTTACAGAGGCAATATGTTAAATACATTACTCATGGCGAGTACGGTCATCATGATGAGCTTCACGTGGTTGCACTGCGCTTTCGACTATTGAGACAACAAGGTTACTATGTGGCTCCCG ATGTATTTAACAAATTCAAGGACGAGGAGGGACAGTTTAACAAAGAACTGAGTGAAGACATTGAAGGACTGATGGCTTTATATGAAGCTTCACAGCTGAATATAGAAGGCGAATATGTACTTGATGAAGCGGGAAAATTTTGTGAGCACCTTCTGAATGCATGGGAGAAAGATCGTGATAACATCAATCATGCCAGAGTTGTTCGAAATACTTTGGGACATCCTTATCACAAAAGCTTGACAAGTTTCATGGCCAAAGAGTTTTTTGATAATTCCCAAAGCTCAAGTGGATGGTTGAATGATTTACTACAACTAGCAAAAATGGATTTCAATATGACCCAATCTGTCCACCAAAAGGAAATTGCTCAAATTTCGAA GTGGTGGGGAGATCTTGGTTTGGACAAGGAGCTAAAGTTTGCAAGGaaccaaccattaaaatggtACATTTGTTCCATGGTCTGTCTCGTAGATCCAGACTTGTCGGACGAAAGGGTTGAGCTCACGAAACCCATTTCTCTTATCTACATCATAGACGACATTTTCGATGTGCATGGGACGCTTGAGGAGCTCACTCTTTTTACTGAAGTCATCAACAA ATGGGATTTTGGCGCCCTcgatcagttacccgaatacaTGAAGATATGTTTCAAGGCTCTCTATGATATCACTGAGGAAATTAGCCAAAAGATATATGAAAAGCATGGCTCGAACCCGCTAAACTCTCTAAGAAAATTG TGGGCGAGTTTGTGCAATGCTTTTCTAGTTGAGGCCCGATGGTTTGCTTCAGGGCAATCACCAAAGTCGAAAGACTATTTGGAGAATGCAATTATAAGCTCAGGAGTACACGTGGTATTAGTttacactttctttcttttgggtcAACGACTAACTGTGGAAACCGGAAATCTTGTTGAGAACATGCCAGATATTATATCTTGTCCTGCCAAGATTCTTCGGCTTTGGGATGACCTTGGAAGTGCCATG GATGAGAGTCAAGATGGCCGTGATGGATCATACATAGAGTACTACATGGAGGAACACCAAGATTGTTCAATCAAAGAGGCACGAGAGAAAGTTGTGAATATGATTTCAGAGGCATGGAGGCGCCTAAACAAAGTGTGTCTCTCTCCAAATCCATTTCCAGCATCATTCACTAAGGCATCTCTTAATATTGCAAGAATGGTTCCGTTGCTATATAATTATGATGAAAATCATGGTCTTCCGAGCCTGGAGGAGCATGTGAAATTGGTGCTTTATGAAAGTGTGTCAGTGTAG